The Nitrospirota bacterium genome contains the following window.
GAAATCTATCTTTAGAAATTCCTCGTATCTATTTCGATAACTATCAGAATAAAGGATAGCATATATATAATAGAAGACATCCTCAGGTCCGAAGGTCTTTCTCCCATCACCTTTTCCCTGAGGTATAAAGTCCTTCTTAAAGGCAGACTTCAGGGCGTTTATAAATCTTTCTGAGAGATTTGGTTTCTTCAACGAATATTCAACTTGCGGTTCAAAAAGAAGCATAGTAGTGCTTAAACGTTGATAATCTTTCGTTTTAATAGATTTAGAATTAACCGAAGGATTCCCTTGAGGGTTCTTTTCTTTATAAAGATAGAGAGGAAAGAAGTAGGATTGATAGCCATAAAAATTTATATCCCCTATTGTATTTACAACAAAAATCTGTGTTAAAGGAGCAGATGGAATAGGTTTACGCATTAGACTCAGAGCAATATTTTCCTTTAAGAGATTTTTCATAAAGGGTAACCTCGGCCTCGTCACCACAAAAGGACTGAAATATATGTATCGCAAATCAAAAGGGTGATAGGCATAGCGGTAAAAGTTTGTTTTCAAGTCCTCTTTCCTAACATTTTCTCTTGCAAGTGAAATCTTAAAATCTTCTGATTCTGTAAGTTTTAAACCCTCCATTACTATCTCATCAGGGAGGCCTCCGATAAAGGTTCTTATTCGATTCTCCACTTCTTCCTTACTAAATCCAACCAGAAAATGGTCTCTATGGGTTTTTACTCCGCTGCTAAATTCTTCGAATATCTCTTTGATCGGCCAGAAATTTTCATATTTCTTAATGCCCCTGAGCTTCTTGGGCACAAAGAAATAATATGGTTCGACTGGTTTAAGTTCTGTCCATCTTGTGCGTGTAACATTATTTCCTTCAAGATATTTATATTTGGTATCTCTTGTACCGAGAAGATCATAGTGATAAATAGAAGGTTTTTTATTAACCCTTCTATGCTTTTTAATAGCAAGTATTATCGCTACTCCCTGCTGGATATCGAAGACATTCTCATCCTTCGAGCCATCAGGGCACCTCTCCTTTATTCGACTACTACCATGGAGGTCAAGGATATAAATCTCATCAAAGCTATTGAGAAGGCTTTTTCTCATTCCCCTATGAATCAGACCTGAAAGATAGGAATTATTCGTTATCATCCCAATAATTCCAACTCTTCCTTGCTCTATCTTCCACTGGGCAAATCTCAGAAACTTTATGTAATCATCGCTCAGGGGCTGGATATTTCGCTCTCCTTTAACAGCATCTTTCCAGTCCTTCATCAGGTCTTCTATAAACTCAGACTTATTTTCTGAACTTACAGAATATGGTGGGTTGCCAAGGATTACTAAAATAGGAATCTTATCCTTCACTTTCTTAGCAGCAATGCCTTCTTTTGCCAGATCAGAGACAAGAGGGAGGTCAATCTGTTTAATATCTTTTAACTCAAGTGTATTTGTGAGGTATAGGTTAAATCTTTCATCTTTTCCGAGATTGTAGCCGAGGTCATCAAGGACAATAGCAATCTTTAGATGTCCTATAGCATATGGTGCAACCATAAGATCAAAGGCATAGAAGTTTCTGAGTATATGTTCCTTAACGAGCTGTGGGAATATACCTCCTTTGTTCTTATTTTCTAATTCTGTTTTTGCCAGTCTTATCGCAGTTGCAGGGAATGTAAGTGTACCAGAGGCAGGATCGAGAAGTGTTACTGTTCTATCTGCAAGCCCATCAGTTTTATTGAATTCTTTTTTTAACAACTCATGGATAGAATACACGATAAATGAGACCACAGGGGCAGGGGTATAGTAAACACCTCTCCTTTTCCTCTCTTCAGGGTTATAAACATTTAAAAAGGTCTCATAGAAGTGTATAACAGGGTCGTCTGTCCATTTAGTTGTGTGAAAATCTTTGAGGATGGATTTAATATCTGTGCTATTTAGGACATCAGTAATATCATCAATGATCCATTCAAGGGATTCAGGAAGGTCAGGCCCTGTAATATAATGGAAAAGGCTTCTGAGCAAAGGGATTGTTGAAGGAATATATTGATATGCTGTTGTCCTTAAAAAGCCATTTTCTCTTGCTCTTATGCGTGCTGAAAAGAGACCATAAGATATAGTCTGAGAATACATATCAGAGAAATTATCAATGGTTAAGGATGTTATTAGTTCTTCTTTAAAGGCAGTATAGAACTGGTGAACACTGCTTGATGGGTTGTCTTTTAATTCCTCAAAAACAAAATGACGAAGGAGCTTTGTCCTCTTTGCAAGCTCCTCCGCTAAAGCCTCTGCAGTAGTGGTCTTCGGGATAGAAAAGGAAAAGAAGGTATCAAGTAGCCCTTTAAATTCTTCGGTCTTCTGTAAAACAGGTTTATTCAGCCTTATGCTTACAGGCTGGGCAATTCTGACCTCTGAAATCTTCTCTCCATTTCGGAATAGAATAAAATCGACAAAATTTGTGAGTATTAAATTCGGCAGGACATCTTTATATCTTTCGATCTGCTCTGTATCATTTTTATCGAGATTGTAAAGATTCTTATCAGGTTCTTTTGCTTCGACATAACCGATAATTTTACCTTCTTCGCTCTTCAATATAAAGTCAGGAATCCCGGCCTCGGTCTTCTTGGGCTGGACTATAATATTGACAAAACCCTTCTTTGTTGAGATGTAATCTTCAATAAAGCCCTTGAGTATAGGATAATAGCTTGATTCTGTAGATTCTTTATCGTGGTAAATATTGCATAACTTATTGAGATAATTCTGGTAGATGTCTTTTGGCATACTTAAAGAATTAAGGTTTTTTTATTTTAACACAAAAACCCTCTAAACTCAGGTTTTTAAAATCCTCCTATAGAAGCATGTCCTCTCGCCTGTGTGGCAGGCGCCAGAGCCAACCTGTTCGACTTTTATAAGGAGGGTGTCCTCATCGCAGTCGTAGAATATCTCTTTTAACTTCTGAACATTCCCTGAGGTCTCACCTTTCATCCAGAGTTTCTGTCTCGACCTACTCCAGTAGTGGCAGAGACCTGTCTCCAAGGTTTTTTCAATAGCCTCTCTGTTCATATATGCCATCATGAGTACCTCATTGTTTTCGTAATCCTGAATTATGGCAGGGATTAATCCCCTTTCATCGTATTTGAGTTGTTCTATTATATTCATTTCTCCCCCAACTCCTAACTCCCAACTCCCAACTCCGAACTCTCAACTCATCTTTTATACCCTATCTTCCTCAAGAATTCCTTTCTGTGTTTTTTATCTTCTTCACCTTCGATTCCTTTTGGCTTAAACCCATCAACAACACCAATCACACCTCTCCCCTGTTCGGTTTCTATGACGGCGACTTCGACAGGGTTTGCAGTGGCACAATATATGGAGCAGACCTCCTGGCACATCTTGATAGCATTGAGTATGTTTATCGGATATGCGTCTTTGAGGATAATACAGAAGAAATGCCCTGAGGCGACATCGAGGACATTCCTTGCTGCGGTATCTATAAGTGATGGATCGTTCCCTTCTGTCCTGACAAGGCACGAACCAGATGCCTCTGAAAAAGCGATGCCAAACCTTGCCTGTGACACAGAGGTGATGATTATTTCATAAAGGTCTTCAACGGATTTTATAAAATGTGTCTGTCCGAGAATCACATTACAGCCTTCCGGGACATCGATTTTTACAGCCTTAAATTCCATCATTTCTAATCCTCCTTTTCCCCTCACCCTCTCCCTCTCCCCAGATAGGAAATAACCCCTCCTCACTCCTCCCCTTATTTAAGGGGAGGATGGGTGGGGTTATTTCCCGATGAAAAACTTCAGGGCATCCTTTACAGTATCTATGTCCACAGAGGTATTAAAGCAGGGACCGTATGGTCTATCATTAATAATCGCCAGAACAGGTAGCGGATATACATCAGGTAATCCTGTCCAGAGTTCTCTCTCACAGGCTACTGCAACAATCCCCTGTGGTCTTTCTTTCTCCACTATTCTTCTTGCGAGTGAACCACCAGTAGCAACAAAGATATGGAGATCTTCTTCCTTTGCCAGTTCTGTAAGGTCCTTGACCTTGCATTTACCACAACCTGCACAGTTATAGACATTGCCTGTAATCCTTATCTTGCATTCATTAAACTGGAGGCAGTGTGGAAGAAGGACAAGCAATCTTTCAGGCTTCACGGTTCTCGGAATGGAGCGAACAATAAGATTATTAGTATCAATTAATATCCTGTGGAGTTTATCTCTTTGTATACCGATGAATTTCCCGAGTAAAGTCATTACAGGATAGAATAATTTGAGATAAATCCCTCTAAACAACTCAAGGTGCCTGGAGCCCTTGAAGATACCAATACCTATGAAAAGAAGGGTAGCGCCAACCGTCACAATAGCAAGTAGAAATATCACACCAAGAATCTTTGGAAGAGATGGATATATCCTTTCCATCCATGGTGATAAAGTGAGCCATATCGCTGCAACGAACAGCGATATAAATAATAGTGTCACGAACGAAAGGGCAATAAATAATCCTCTACCCTTCATATAAACCTCATGCCTTCTTTTATCCTGTAACCATTTGCAAATGCCTCAGCAGACATCCTTGCCCTGCTTTCAGGTTGAAGTTCTTTCAACACTATTATACCATTACCCGTTATCACATGAATACCCTCTCTGTCTATGACCTGTATCAGACCGGCATCCGAAGAGAGTTGAGAGTTGAGAGTTGAGAGTTGAGAGTTGACAGATGCTTTCCAGATATTCAATCTCTTTCCATCTATGTAAGAGAATGCACCTGGCCATGGATTCATGCCCCTTATCTGGTTATGAATCTCAAGTGCCGATTTCCTCCAGTCAATCCTGCCATCATCTTTCTTCAGCATGGGTGCAAAAGTCGCCTTTGATTCGTCCTGTTTTCGTGGGATTATTGAACCAGATTCAATCCCTTTTAATGTCTCAACAAGGAGGTTTGCGCCGGTGTTTGCGAGTTTTATTGAGAGTGTTTCTGCAGTATCTTTATTCTCTATCTCCATCTCTTTCTGTAACAGTATATCCCCTGTATCCATCCCTTCATCCATCCTCATGGTTGTAACCCCTGTTAATCTCTCCCCATTTATAATTGCCCAGTTTATCGGAGCAGCACCTCTGTATCTTGGAAGAAGAGAGGCATGGAGGTTTACACATCCTAATCGAGGTATTGTCAATATCTCAGAAGGAAGTATCTTCCCGTATGCTACCACAACTATCACATCAGGAGACAACTTATTTATGGACTTAATAAATTCAGCATTCTTTATTCTTTCAGGTTGCAGGAGAGGAATACCGAGCCTCTCTACCACAATCTTTACAGGAGGTGGACTTAATTCTCTCTTCCTTCCTTTAGGTCTGTCGGGCTGTGTGATAACCTCGATAACCTCTTCGGACTTCGATAGAGAAATTAGCGAGGGAATAGAGAATTCTGGGGTTCCAAAGAAAATTATCTTCACCCCTGTTACCCTCTGATTGTTACTTTTTTTCGGTAGCGTTTTTTAAAAATCTGTCTCTTTAATGGACTAATCCTGTCTATGAAAAGGATACCGTTTAGATGGTCTATCTCGTGCTGGATTGCACGGGCAAGAAGACCGATAGCATCAAACTCTTTCTTGAGCCCGTCTCTTCCGATACCTCTTACACTAATCTTTTCCGCCCTTTTTACCTCACTCGTATACTCAGGCACACTGAGACAACCTTCTTCCGCCATCACATTACCTTCCTCTGCAATTATCTCAGGATTTATAAGTGCAATTGGTGGGATACCCCCTTCTTTTATACCGATAT
Protein-coding sequences here:
- a CDS encoding type ISP restriction/modification enzyme, translating into MPKDIYQNYLNKLCNIYHDKESTESSYYPILKGFIEDYISTKKGFVNIIVQPKKTEAGIPDFILKSEEGKIIGYVEAKEPDKNLYNLDKNDTEQIERYKDVLPNLILTNFVDFILFRNGEKISEVRIAQPVSIRLNKPVLQKTEEFKGLLDTFFSFSIPKTTTAEALAEELAKRTKLLRHFVFEELKDNPSSSVHQFYTAFKEELITSLTIDNFSDMYSQTISYGLFSARIRARENGFLRTTAYQYIPSTIPLLRSLFHYITGPDLPESLEWIIDDITDVLNSTDIKSILKDFHTTKWTDDPVIHFYETFLNVYNPEERKRRGVYYTPAPVVSFIVYSIHELLKKEFNKTDGLADRTVTLLDPASGTLTFPATAIRLAKTELENKNKGGIFPQLVKEHILRNFYAFDLMVAPYAIGHLKIAIVLDDLGYNLGKDERFNLYLTNTLELKDIKQIDLPLVSDLAKEGIAAKKVKDKIPILVILGNPPYSVSSENKSEFIEDLMKDWKDAVKGERNIQPLSDDYIKFLRFAQWKIEQGRVGIIGMITNNSYLSGLIHRGMRKSLLNSFDEIYILDLHGSSRIKERCPDGSKDENVFDIQQGVAIILAIKKHRRVNKKPSIYHYDLLGTRDTKYKYLEGNNVTRTRWTELKPVEPYYFFVPKKLRGIKKYENFWPIKEIFEEFSSGVKTHRDHFLVGFSKEEVENRIRTFIGGLPDEIVMEGLKLTESEDFKISLARENVRKEDLKTNFYRYAYHPFDLRYIYFSPFVVTRPRLPFMKNLLKENIALSLMRKPIPSAPLTQIFVVNTIGDINFYGYQSYFFPLYLYKEKNPQGNPSVNSKSIKTKDYQRLSTTMLLFEPQVEYSLKKPNLSERFINALKSAFKKDFIPQGKGDGRKTFGPEDVFYYIYAILYSDSYRNRYEEFLKIDFPRVPFTEDFGLFRKISKLGERHISLHLLKASELETHKTKYPKQGTDKIEKVEYDRAKKKVYINKDQYFEGISEEIWEYHIGSYQVLPKWLKERKERKLTINDIEHFLKIVEAIRHTLKIQEEIDKVYLLIEKSLIEK
- the hisI gene encoding phosphoribosyl-AMP cyclohydrolase, which codes for MNIIEQLKYDERGLIPAIIQDYENNEVLMMAYMNREAIEKTLETGLCHYWSRSRQKLWMKGETSGNVQKLKEIFYDCDEDTLLIKVEQVGSGACHTGERTCFYRRILKT
- a CDS encoding adenosine-specific kinase, with product MEFKAVKIDVPEGCNVILGQTHFIKSVEDLYEIIITSVSQARFGIAFSEASGSCLVRTEGNDPSLIDTAARNVLDVASGHFFCIILKDAYPINILNAIKMCQEVCSIYCATANPVEVAVIETEQGRGVIGVVDGFKPKGIEGEEDKKHRKEFLRKIGYKR
- a CDS encoding DUF116 domain-containing protein — translated: MKGRGLFIALSFVTLLFISLFVAAIWLTLSPWMERIYPSLPKILGVIFLLAIVTVGATLLFIGIGIFKGSRHLELFRGIYLKLFYPVMTLLGKFIGIQRDKLHRILIDTNNLIVRSIPRTVKPERLLVLLPHCLQFNECKIRITGNVYNCAGCGKCKVKDLTELAKEEDLHIFVATGGSLARRIVEKERPQGIVAVACERELWTGLPDVYPLPVLAIINDRPYGPCFNTSVDIDTVKDALKFFIGK
- the fmt gene encoding methionyl-tRNA formyltransferase, which encodes MKIIFFGTPEFSIPSLISLSKSEEVIEVITQPDRPKGRKRELSPPPVKIVVERLGIPLLQPERIKNAEFIKSINKLSPDVIVVVAYGKILPSEILTIPRLGCVNLHASLLPRYRGAAPINWAIINGERLTGVTTMRMDEGMDTGDILLQKEMEIENKDTAETLSIKLANTGANLLVETLKGIESGSIIPRKQDESKATFAPMLKKDDGRIDWRKSALEIHNQIRGMNPWPGAFSYIDGKRLNIWKASVNSQLSTLNSQLSSDAGLIQVIDREGIHVITGNGIIVLKELQPESRARMSAEAFANGYRIKEGMRFI
- the def gene encoding peptide deformylase; this translates as MILEIKKYPDPVLRKKASPVENIDAEIQMFIDDMFETLYSAPGIGLAATQVGELKRIIVIDIGIKEGGIPPIALINPEIIAEEGNVMAEEGCLSVPEYTSEVKRAEKISVRGIGRDGLKKEFDAIGLLARAIQHEIDHLNGILFIDRISPLKRQIFKKRYRKKVTIRG